A genomic region of Dermacentor andersoni chromosome 9, qqDerAnde1_hic_scaffold, whole genome shotgun sequence contains the following coding sequences:
- the LOC129383852 gene encoding calcium-activated chloride channel regulator 4-like codes for MMDGDRLVFLKEAARYYIQAIPDGLRRLAIVTFSTNATVAQNMDIVNSTTRQGFINKVNALKPGGGTCIGCGLELAQKLLTSPHDPPHGSIILLVTDGEENRTPYVASVMQNIVKSLIEVSSFAIGREADEKLEVLAAATKGQSFFFPDGQPFNGVNMGAAFVTASASEVEPQWPVTVLQIESNFSTGMKKNFTIHASFAKNTIISIRLAGSTKRSLKVELTDPSGQKCAVCKGVPYGDTTRIALPEPVKTGTWMLQLKRNSTDDVQASVRVLSQPSDNNTEPIRTSARMIDVLVGEPSRSVVIVDVTKGKKIVLNASVTAEITDWLGETTTLRPRDNGQDPDVYADDGKYSEYYTDFIGSGRYILEAYVSGHNVNVSCRTACSASSNMPLIAKQNTIESPIGPCNVSDEYPKECCELSNEYPKECFPSYNGTFEYEPQRQGEENINGTWYIVVDGGSFYVDHNITKSMYPPLKPWKFRVCCATPGNNGTLLVEMSWNWAGAHLNSGKASSIDIRVSKTSASLKENFESQEKIDSTHLVKGTLEPGEARTLNEVTISLSRDWAEVTEKYTRWQVKFAARTTNSLNVTSELSDVADLDYFDEEKYTSEPLASVPTRQTAAEEGTTTSTGGNTAENDDLAFTFTIEESDDDEKYTSKAPRKEPPSYAEAGKGNESTGGHRAEDSNDGTSTSAMPLVLALIVAAVVIISAGLWALKMIKDELEDVVQQEAAIELTTTTSVSVQ; via the exons GATGGGGATCGCCTTGTTTTCTTGAAAGAAGCTGCCAGGTACTACATACAAGCTATACCTGATGGCTTGAGAAGACTGGCTATTGTAACATTCTCCACAAATGCCACAGTTGCCCAAAACATGGACATCGTCAATTCGACCACTCGGCAAGGGTTTATTAACAAAGTGAATGCTCTAAAACCTGGCGGGGGGACGTGTATTGGCTGCGGACTTGAACTGGCACAGAAG CTGCTGACTTCACCGCATGATCCTCCACATGGCTCCATCATTCTCCTGGTAACCGACGGCGAGGAGAACCGGACGCCTTATGTGGCGAGCGTCATGCAAAACATCGTGAAGTCCCTCATCGAAGTGAGCTCATTTGCGATTGGAAGAGAAGCTGACGAAAAACTTGAAGTTTTGGCAGCTGCAACGAAGGGTCAATCGTTCTTTTTCCCAGACGGCCAACCATTTAATGGCGTCAACATGGGCGCGGCGTTTGTGACAGCCAGTGCATCCGAAGTGGAACCCCAATGGCCCGTTACG GTTTTGCAAATTGAAAGCAACTTCAGCACGGGGATGAAAAAGAATTTCACCATTCATGCCAGTTTCGCAAAGAACACAATCATCTCCATTAGGCTTGCTGGTTCAACCAAACGATCACTGAAAGTAGAGCTTACGGACCCTAGTGGACAGAAATGCGCCGTTTGCAAGGGTGTCCCCTACGGTGACACAACGAGGATAGCCCTACCGGAGCCCGTAAAG ACTGGTACTTGGATGCTTCAGCTAAAGAGAAACAGTACCGATGATGTCCAGGCCAGCGTGAGGGTGCTCTCACAACCTTCTGACAACAACACGGAACCCATCAGAACCAGTGCCCGAATGATAGACGTGTTAGTTGGAGAACCCTCCCGGTCTGTCGTCATTGTTGACGTCACTAAAGGGAAGAAGATCGTCTTGAATGCAAGTGTTACTGCCGAGATAACTGACTGGCTTGGAGAAACCACTACCCTAAGACCTCGTGACAATGGCCAAG ACCCAGACGTGTACGCAGATGACGGGAAGTACTCTGAGTACTACACCGACTTTATTGGAAGTGGAAGGTACATCTTGGAGGCATACGTGAGTGGTCACAACGTTAACGTGTCCTGCAGGACGGCATGTTCTGCAAGCTCCAATATGCCcctcattgcgaagcagaatacCATCG AATCACCTATAGGGCCCTGCAATGTGTCCGATGAGTATCCCAAAGAGTGTTGCGAACTGTCCAATGAGTATCCCAAAGAGTGCTTCCCTTCATACAACGGAACCTTCGAGTACGAACCCCAGCGGCAAGGAGAAGAGAACATCAACGGCACTTGGTATATTGTTGTCGATGGAGGATCATTCTATGTCGACCACAATATCACCAAAAGCATGTATCCGCCATTGAAACCTTGGAAATTTCGAGTCTGTTGTGCGACACCAGGAAACAATGGAACTCTTCTCGTTGAGATGAGCTGGAATTGGGCGGGTGCACACCTGAACTCTGGAAAAG CGTCATCAATCGATATCCGGGTGAGTAAAACGTCCGCAAGTCTCAAGGAAAACTTCGAGTCACAAGAAAAGATTGATTCAACCCATTTGGTTAAGGGTACCTTAGAACCTGGTGAAGCTCGCACGCTTAACGAAGTTACCATATCGCTTTCTCGTGACTGGGCAGAAGTTACAGAAAAATATACAAGATGGCAAGTTAAGTTTGCTGCTAGAACGACAAACTCGCTTAACGTGACTTCCGAGTTGTCAGATGTAGCAGACTTGGACTACTTCGACGAGGAAAAGTACACATCAGAGCCCCTAGCCAGTGTGCCCACAAGACAAACAGCAGCAGAAGAAGGTACCACAACATCGACAGGCGGAAATACAGCCGAAAATGATGATTTGGCGTTTACATTCACGATTGAAGAATCTGACGACGACGAAAAGTACACGTCAAAGGCGCCAAGAAAGGAGCCCCCGAGCTACGCGGAAGCTGGCAAAGGCAATGAATCTACAGGCGGGCACCGCGCCGAAGACAGCAATGATGGCACATCcacatcggcaatgcctttggtTCTGGCTCTTATTGTGGCTGCGGTGGTGATCATTTCTGCCGGACTATGGGCGCTTAAAATGATCAAGGATGAACTCGAAGACGTGGTGCAACAAGAGGCTGCTATTGAATTGACCACCACAACAAGTGTGTCAGTGCAGTAG